GCGCGCATCGTTTTTTCCCGCGCCGCCGCTCCTTGACGGATAATGCAAATCGGTGTATTCTACCTACGACGCGCGCTCGTAGCTCAATCGGATAGAGTGTTGCCCTCCGGAGGCAAAGGTTGTGGGTTCAAGTCCCGCCGAGCGCGCCATTTTTTTCGAAGAAATTACCCCGTGGTGCAACGGCAGCACAAGGGATTTTGGTTCCCTTGATCCTGGTTCGAATCCAGGCGGGGTAGCCAACAATACCGACCGTATGACGGATTCCGCCAAAGCGTGGACGGCGTCCGTCTTGTCTTTCCGACAAAAACGAGAGCCCAGTCTTCTTTGCAGGACTGGGCTCTCGTTTTTTGTTTGTCGTCCGCGCGGCGGATCGAGGGAAAGAACGCCGGCGGCGAAGAAGGTTCAGCGGAACTTCACGATGGTCACGCCCCAGCCGCCTTCGGAGTGGTCGCCGAGGCGGTACTCGGAGACGTAGGGCAAACGGGCGCAGAGCTGATGCACGAGCTTGCGCAGGATGCCTTCGCCGCGGCCGTGGATGACGGCGACTTCGCCGTACCCGGCACGCATGGCCTGATCGAGATAGCGCTCCACCAGCGGAACGGCTTCGTCGGCCAGCATGCCGCGCACCATGATGGAACTGGGCACGCCTTCGGGACGGCGCACGATGGCGATCTCGTCCGCGCTCTGCCGCGCCTGGGGCGCGGATGTCGGCGTCAACTTCGCCAGCGGCACGGTGATGCGCATGGCGCCGGCCTGCACTTCGGCGTTCTTGCCGTCGATGGCCACGATCTCGCCCTTGACGCTGCTGTCGTTCAGCTTCACGGGCGAGCCGACCGCCAGCCGGGGCGCAGGGGACGTGCGCCGCTCTTCGATGGCATTCTGGCGCACGGCCGAGGTATCGCGGGTCTTGTCGATCTGCGACTTCTGCCGGGCCATCTCGCGGTGTCCGGCCGAGCGCGCCGCGCCCTGCAGCGATTTGAGCAGCGAACGGGCTTTCGCCTCGGCGTCGTCGAGGACTTTCTGCGATTCGCGCTCCGCCTTCAGGATCATTTCGTCCCGTTTCCGTTCGGTCTCGGAACGGCTCTGCTGAAGTTTTTTCCTTTCGGCGTCGAGCCGCTGTTTTTCCTGCGCCAGTTCGCGCGAGAGCTTCTCGACGGCCAGGCGTTTTTCCTGCAGCTGGCCGATCAGGCGCTCGACGTTCAGCTCGTCGGAATTCAGACACTCTTCGGCCCGCTTGACGATGCCGGGCGGCATGCCGTAGCGTTGGGCGATCGCCAGGGCGTTGCTCTGGCCGGGGATGCCGACGAGCAGATGATACGTGGGGCTGAGGGTCTTCATGTCGAAATCGACGCAGGCCGCTTCCACGCCGGGGGTGGTGGTCGCGAAGCGCTTGATCGGATTGTGATGGGTCGTCGCCAGCACGAGAGTCTTGCGGCGCAAGAACTCCTCCAGCACGGCGATGCCCAGGGCCGCGCCTTCCTGCGGATCGGTGCCGGCTCCCAGTTCGTCGAGCAGCGCCAGCGAATCGGCGTCGGCGTTTTCGAGCATCGAAACGATGCGTTTCAGATGGGAACTGAAGGTCGAAAGGCTCTGTTCGATACTCTGCTCGTCGCCGATATCGGCGTAAATCGCGGAGATGCTGCCGACGCTGGAACCGTCGCCGGCCGGCACGGGCAGGCCGCACCAGGCCAGATACACGGCCAGAGCGCACGTTTTCAACGCCACGGTCTTGCCGCCGGTGTTGGGGCCGGTGACAACGAGCGCCCGGAAATCCCGGCCGCAGGAGACGTCGATGGGGACGGCGCGCTCGCCCAGCAGCGGGTGGCGCACGTCGTAAAAGCAGAACTCGGAACGTTTGACCAGTTCGGGCATGCGCCAGCGTTTGAAATGGATCAGGTCGTCCATGCAATAGAACAGGTCGAGCTGCGCCAGCGCCGTTTCCGCTTCGTTCACGGCGTTCCGGCGGTCGAGGAGCATCTTCGTCAGCTCGCCGAAGATGCGGCGCTCTTCCTGGCGCTGCTGCTCCAGCAGCGCCGCGATGCGGTTGTTGGAGACGACCAGAGCGTGCGGTTCCATGTAGACCGAATTGCCCGACGCCGACTTGTCGGTGACGATGCCGGGGAAGCGGTTGATGAAAGCCTGCTTCACCAACACGGCGAAGCGGCCGCTGCGTATCGAAAGCACGCGTTCCTGGAGCATGCCGCTGAAAGGACCGTTCAGAAAGCCGTTGCCCACGGCGCGCGCTTCGCGCCGTTTCTGGTCCAGTTCGGCGCGGATCTCGCGCAGTTTGGGCGAGGCGCCGTCGGCCAGCGAGCCGTCGCTGTTCAAGACCGAAAGCCGTTCGAGCTCGTCCGAAAATTCGCGGATGCGGTCACAAAACCAGACCAGCGCCGGGAACTTCTCTTTCGCCGCCTGCGCGCATTCCTTGACGGCCATGGCCAGCGTCAGCAGAACGCGGACCTTTAGCAGTTCCTCCCCCAGCAGCAGCCCCGTATGGCGCGCCTCGTCCAGCGCTGCGGAGACGACCTGCACCGCCTCGTTCCACGGGAAGTTCCCGCCGCTTTCCGTAAAGCTCAAATAAGCCGCCAGCAGATTCTGGCGGCTTATCAGACTTTTCATGTCGGCGGCAGGCTCTATCCGGACGAGAGCCGCGCGTCCCAGTTCGCTCCTCGCGCCCGCGGCAAGGAGCTCGAGGACGTCGTCGATCTCGAGCGACTGCCGCGCCTCTTCGTTGATTTTCACCTCGGATCACCAACTATACGATCTGTTTCGGGAAAAAAGCGTCGAGAGAGTTTTTGATGTCGGGAAGGACCGCGTTGACGAGCAGCACCGTGCGGCTGTTTCGCAGTTCCACGCCGGGCAGAAAGCGCTCGGCATGCTGCAGCGTCACGACGACGAGGATCACGATCGCCGCGCCCTTGACGCCGCCGACCAGAAAACCGCACAGACGATCCAGCGCCGACAGCGACGCCATCGACAGCAGCGCGCGGAAGAGCTTGCCGACCAGCGCGCAGACGATGCAAACGGCAAAGAAAACAAGCGCGATCGCGATCATCCGGCTCACCGAAGCGTTGAGCAAGCCGAAAAAATTCCTGAGCGCGGCGTCCACCGGATCGGCGTATTTGAAGCCGAAATAAACGCCGCCGATGATGCCGGCCAGGGAAAAGATCTCGCCGGAAAAACCGCGGAAAATCCCCTTGACGGCGAAAAAGACCACGATCAGCAGCATGCAAAGGTCGAATCCGTCCACAAGGGTCATTCCGCGCCTTCTTTCCGCTCGCTCTTCTCCGGCGCGTTGTCGCCGACAGAATAATATTTGCTCAGGAGCAGATCGAGTTTCCCCTCGATCTGCTTCAGTTTGTACGCCATGTACATCCAGCCGAGAACCAGCCGCCGTTCCTGATCGACTTTGGGGTCGAGGGACGCAAACAGTTTCCGGCTGAATTCGACGATTTCGTCAAACTGCTCGGGCTTAAGAGCCGTACGAAGGAGGTAGGTCTTGGTGCCGAGAGTGACTCTTGCCTCCCGGGTGTTATCCTCCATGTTCTTACCGCCTTTCGAAGCCGGCGTCGGGCAGGATGTTTTTCAAGCTCTTGGCGATATCGTCAAGCTTGCTCTCGAGAGCTTCCTTCTCCTTCTGAAGGTTCATCTTCTCCCGCTCGAGCTCCTCGATGGCGCGGTCCTTCTCCTTGAGCGCGCGGATCTTGTCGAGCTCCTTTTCATCCAGCTGCTTCTTCACCTTCGCCAGCTCGTCCTGCAAAGAAGCGTTGGACGCGGCGAACTCGCCGATACGGCCGGAAACGCGCTCCAGAAGCTGATCGAGTTCGGATAAATTGGTCATCGTTTCTTCCTCCTTAGTTTTCTGTATTTCCGCAAGGACCTGTTTCTTATTATCTCAGCTTATAGCCCTTTTGTTCAAGCCCCGAACGAACGCCGTTGTGTTCCTCTTCCACTTCGGCGTCTTTCAGCGTGCGCTCGCCCAGACGGTACGCCATCGAGAAAGCCATGCTGCGGAATCCTTCCGGCACGCCCTGGCCTTCGTAGACGTCGAAAAGGCGCACGGTGCTCAGCAGCGAGCCGGCCGCTTCGCGGATGTCGGCGATCACCTTGTCGGCGGGCACATCCTTGGCAACGAGCATGGAAATGTCGCGGTAGACCGGCGGATAGGCGTTGTTCTTGGCGTAACGCGGCAGCGGCGCGTCCATGAAAGGCTCCACGTCCAGTTCAAAAGCGTACAGCGGCGTGTCAAGATCGAGCTGAGCGGCGATGTCGGGCTTCAGGCACATCAGATAGCCGACGGTCTTGCCGTCGAACAGGATCTCGGCCGTCTGGCCGGCGTGCCCGTCGGCGCGCTGCGCCCGGCGGAACGTCAGCGCGGCGTTGCAGCTTTGGGCCAGCGCTTCCACGTCGCCCTTGACCAGCATGAAATCCTCTTTCGAGGAGGCGTAGAGTGCGCGTTTTTCCTTGCCGCTGAAGGCGACGCCGCCGATGCGCTCCACCTCTTTGACAGCGCCGTTTCCCGGCACGAAGACGCGGCCGAACTCGAAGACGCGGACAGGATCGCGCCAGCCGCCGCGCACCGCTTTGCCGACGCCGTCCAGCAGCCCGGGAAGCAGCGAAGGGCGCATCACCGACATGTCGGCGCTGATCGGGTTGGCCACGACCTTGCATTGGCCGGCCTCGGGATAACGAAGCAGCGTCAGGCTCTCGGGACTGATAAAGCTCAGCGTCACCGCTTCGGTATAGCCGCGGCCGATCGCCACGGAACGGAGCAGGCGCTGCAGCCGCATGGCCGGACTGAGCGCTCCGGCGCGGTGCAGAACGGGGATCGTCGGCTCGATCGCGTCGTAACCGCGGATGCGTCCGACTTCCTCGATCAGGTCCTCTTCGATGGCGATATCGCAGCGGCGTGTCGGCACTTCGTATTCGGCGTTGTCCCGACCGCCGGCCGCTCTTTCGATGCCGAGGCGCTTCAGGATCGCCTCGGCCCCGTTCATGTCGTCCCAGACGAGGATCTTCTTCATCTTTCCCGCCGTCAGAGGCACGCGGGCCGGCCGGATCTCGCCGTTCTGGGCGTAAAGGCTGCGCGAGAAGGCGCGCACGCCGCCCCACCGCTCCATCAGATGCAGCGCGTAGTTCATGGCGGTCTCCGTCAGCAGCGGATCGACGCCGCGGGAATAGCGGAACGAAGCTTCGCTGGGGATGCCGAGGCGGCGCGACGTCTTGCTGACGAAGGGAGCCGCGAAGTTGGCGCTCTCCAGCAGAACGTGTTCCGTCTTGTCGGTGATTTCCGAGTTGAGCCCGCCCATGACGCCGGCCAGCGCCACGCCGACGCCGCTGCTGGAGATGACAAGGTCGGAGGGCAGCAACTTGTGGGTTTTGCCGTCGAGCGTGACGAGTTCCTCGCCGTCTCGGGCGGCGCGCACGCCGATGTTGCGCCCGGGCAGGCTGGCCGCGTCGAAAGCGTGCAGCGGCTGGCCGAGGGCGAGCATCGCGTAGTTGGTGGCGTCGACGATGTTGTTGATGGGGCGCATGCCCGACATGCACAGTCTCACGCCGGCCTGCAACGGCGCCGGCGCGATCCGGACCGAATCGGCCATGCCGAGGCGGTAGGCGCGGCAGCCTTCGCTTTCGAGCGTGATCCCTTCGAACGGCAGCGTCCACTCGCCGTCGTAGCCCGGCTTGGGAACGGCGGGCACGTGCAGATCGCACTGCGGGAACAGCGCGTGGATCTCCAGCGCCGCGCCGAGAACGCTGAGCAGATCGCCGCGGTTCGGCGTCACCGACATGTCGAAGACCGTGTCGTCCAGCCCCAGCCACGCGCCGGCATCGGCGCCGAGCGGCGCGTCCTGCGGCAGGATGAGGATGCCGTACACGTCGGTCAGATCGGGCACGCCCAGTTCCTTGGCCGACGCCATCATGCCGGCGCTGTTGAAACCGTCGAAATCGCGATACTCCAGCTCCATGCCGCCGGCCGTCGACGAGCCGGGCGCGAACCAGGGGATCACGTCGCCCACCTTCACGTTCGGCGCCGCGGTGACGCAGAGCGGATACTCCTTCTCCCCCACGTCCAGGCGGGTCACTTTCAGACCGGATTTGGTCGGATGCTGCGAGCACTCGACGATCTTGGCGATGCGCACGCCCTTGACGGCCGCGCAGGGACGGGCGACCGACTCGATCTCGGTCCCCGTCACCGTCAGCTTCTCGGCGATCTCTTCAAGAGGCGCGCCGAGCGTGATGAAATCTTTCAGCCAGTTGATGGAGAGCAGCATTATTCATGCCTCCCGGAAAGAAGATAGGAAACGTCGCCGTCGAACAGCGCGCGGAGATCCGTCAGTCCGTATTTGAGCATGGCGATGCGGTCGAGCCCCATGCCCCAGGCGAAGCCGTTGTATTTGTCGGGATCGATGCCGCCGTAGCGCAGCACGTTGGGATGGCACATGCCCATGCCGCCGATCTCGAGCCAGCCGGTACCCTTGCAGATCTGGCAGCGAGCGTCGGAACCGCCGCACTTGAAGCACTCGATGTCGACTTCCATCGACGGCTCGGTGAACGGAAAGTAGCTGGCGCGGTAGCGGGCTTTCAGCTTCCTGCCGAAAACGCCGTGGATCATCGCTTCCAGGCAGCCCTTAAGGTCGCCGACGGAAATGGACTTGTCGACAACCAGGCCTTCGACCTGATGGAACATCGGCGAGTGCGTAGGGTCGTTGTCGCGGCGATAGACGCGCCCCGGGCAGGCCACGCGCAGCGGCGCGCCCATGTCGAGCATGGCGTGGATCTCCATGCCGGAAGTATGCGTGCGCAGCAATCGGCCGTCGCCGAAGTAAAACGTGTCCTGCATGTCGCGGGCCGGATGGTGCGGCGGGATGTTCAGCGCTTCGAAGTTGAAGAAATCCGTCTCGATCTCCGGCCCGGTCACGGTCACGAATCCCAGCCCTTCCAGGACTTCCAGCACGTCCATCGTCACCTGCACGACGGGATGCGCGCCGCCGTAGGCCCGGCCGCGGAAGGGCTGCGTAACGTCGACGCGGTCGCGCAGTTCCATCTCGGTCAAGCGACGGCGTTCGAGCGTTTCGATCGCCTCGTCGAGCTGGCTCTGAAACTCGACTTTGGCGCCGTTGATGATCTTGCCCATTTCGGGGCGCTCCTGCGGCGACAGCTTGCCCAGCATTTTCTGCAGGCCCGTCATCGCGCCCTTCTTGCCGAAGACCGCGATCCGGCAGTCGTTCAGCGATTCGAGCGTAGCGCCGTCTTTCAGAACCGACTCGACGACCGCGCGGATTTTCTCTATTTCAAGAGCGATTTCACTGCTCATGATGTTTCCTCCTTGTCCGTTCCCGTCGAGAACTTCCCGTTCTCAGACAGGCCTCATAAAACAGAAGGGCTCCTGTCATTCTGTGACAGGAGCCCTTCGCTCTCTTCATTGAACAGGTTGAAGAGCTCTTCGTCCAACCTTACTTGGCCAACGCCTGACGAGCCTGCTCGGCGATGCCGCGGAAGGCTGCCATGTCGTTGACGGCAAGATCGGCAAGCATCTTGCGGTTCACTTCGATGCCGGCCTTCTTCAGGCCGTTCATGAAGAAACTGTACGACATGCCCTCCATGCGCGCGGCCGCGTTGATGCGGGAGATCCACAGGCGGCGGAAATCCCTCTTCTTGCGGCGGCGGTCCTTGAACATGCTGCTCAGGGCGTGCAGATAGGCTTCGCGGGCGCGGCGGTAATTGTTCTTCTTATGGCCGAAGAATCCCTTGGTGATGGAAAAAAGCTTCTTGTACTTTCTATCGCTGGAACTGGCTGCTTTAACGCGCATCGATCTTCACCTCTGAAATTTTGAACTTATTTGCCGGGCATCATCAGACGCAGCATCTCTTCCTGCCCGTTGGCAAGAAGCCCCGCCTGGCGCAGCCGGCGATGTCTCTTGGCGTTCTTGGTGCTCAGAAGGTGACGACGTCCGTTCTTCTGATACTTGATCTTGCCGTTGCCCGTGTACGAAAAGCGCTTTTTCGCGCCGGAATGAGTCTTTGCTTTCCAGACCATACTGACAACCTCCGTAAAATTCGCTTTCTATTCTTTACCGTCGCCTCTGGCGGAACCAGGAAGCGGCACAAACAACGCTCTCATGTAGCGGCCTTCCATGCGCGGCTCTTCGTCCATCTTGCCGACGGCGGCGCAGTCAGCCGCAACGCGGTTGATGACCTCACGGCCCTTGTCCAAAAACGCCATCTCTCTGCCGCGGAAGAATATGGACACTTTCACGCGGTGCCCGCTTTCGAGGAACTTGATCACGGCTTTCGTCTTGAAATCGTAATCGTGCTCGTCGATCTTGGGACGCATCTTGATCTCCTTGAGCGCCTGCACTTTCTGTTTCTTGCGGGCGTACTTGTCGCGCTTCTGCTGCTGGTAGCGGTACTTGCCAAAATCAAGGATGCGGCACACGGGCAGATTTCCGTCCGGCGCGACCTCCACGAGATCCAGCTCGCGCTCTTCCGCTGCGGCGATTCCTTCAGCCGGAGTCATGACGCCCAGTTTCCTGCCCTCGTTGTCGATCACAAGGACCTGCTCGGCGCTGATCTCTTCGTTCACTCTCGGCTCGTCGGACATTTTTTTAGCTATGTGAGTCACCTCCACAAGATTTTGCCGCGATAAAAAAATGAGGAAAGGCCCCGCCTCTCCTCATGCACATTCACATACAGTGTGACCTTACGCATGACCTTGCAGCTGCCGAAGGGCGCCACCAAGGCGAGAGGGATCCCTCTGCTTCTCTATCGCTTGTGAGAGTATAACACCCGCGGACGATTTGCGCAAGCGCCGACTTCGCGTCTTTCGGCCGACGCTCGTCAGTTTTCCCATCGCAGCAGCCAGGCGGCCAGCTCGGCGCGGGAAGCGACGCCGGTCTTGCGGAACGCCCGTGTCAGAAACGATTTGACCGTCGCCACGGAGACGTGCATCTGCCGGGCGATCTCGTCGTTCGTCAGCCCGCGGGCCACCAGCCCGGCCACTTCGCGCTCGCGCTCCGAAAGCAGCGCCGCCGCGCCCAGCAGCGCTGCGCGCGCACACTGAAGGTTCTGCGACCAGACCTTCGCCAGCGCGGAAATTCTTTTCAGCGCCGCGGCGTTCAGAAATTCCCGGGCGAGCAGGCGCTTTAGGATCGGCGACAGGGCGCCGAAGTTCTGCGCCAACGGCAGGATCACGCCGTCGGGCAACGCGATGTCCAGCGCGCCGCGCAATGCGCGCTCCGCCTCTTCCGCCGCGCCCAGCGCTTCGTGAGCGGCAGCCACGTGGAGGCCTGTGTAAATGCGCGCCATCGCGTTGGGATAGAACGCGGCCGCTTTTTCCAGTTCCGCGCCGATGCCGGCCAGCCGGGCATATTTTTTCGCATCAAGGAGCGACTTGGCGTAAACTACGTTGGCATACGGGCGGGTCATGAAGCGCACGCGCGACGCGACGTCGCCTTCCGCCAGCCACCCGGGCACCTTGCCGACGCCGCATTCCGCGCCGAGGAAACCCTCGCAGAGGCCGAGCATGTTGAGATGAACGGCGGACTTCGAAGCGCGGGCTTTTTCGCGCAGCGCGCCGACGGCGGACCGGTACTCCGCGGCGTCGCCTATGGCGAGGGCGATCTGCGCCAGCAAAAAATGCGCGCACAGTTCGACGTTGAGCTGCTGGGCTTCCCGCGCCGCATAGGCGGCGCGATGAGCCGTGATCTCCGCGACCTCGAAGTCGCCCCGATTGAACTGCAGCTCGCCGCGCATCACCACGTCGGCACCGGCGCCGTGGCCGCGGGCGGCGGCGAGATAATAAGGCAGGTTCTTCTCGAGGATCTGTACGTCGCATTCGGCGGCGGACCGGTAAAACATGTAGAGGATCGACGGCGCGCCGAACGTCCATGGCCCTTTCATGTTGATGATCGACGTGGGACCGCCCATCAGCTCGACGGCGCGCTTATAGCCGGCGGCCATTGCGGCGAAATCGTTGTGCGCCAGGAACGCCGTGAGGAAAACGATCTCGCCGGTGAGGCGGCGCTTCTCTTCGTCGCTCATGGCGCTGGCGGCAACGTTTCTCTCCACTTCGCGGGCCAGCGCTACGACGCGTTCGGTCTCGTTGTAAATGAAGAGCGCGAAGGCGAAGACGATCATGGCGCGGGGAAACTCGGCGCGGATCTCCGGCGGGCAGCGGTCCAGCACCGAGAGCAGCAGCTTCCTGTTCTCCGCCGAGGCGTTCGAGGAGAAGTCCGACGTCGCCAGCGGCAGACTCAGCGCCGCTCGGAAGTCGCCGATCAGGGCGTAGTAACGCAGGGCGAGAAAGTTGTCCCCCTGCTTTTCATGCCACTGCGCCGTCAGCCGCAGCACACGCTCGCGAAACGCGCCGGAGCACGCGTCGAACTCCTTTTTGACGTAGAGCTGGAGGATGCTGTGGACGTAATAGCGCCGCTCGCCCATGTCGTGCCAGACAAAACCGTTGCGCTCCAGCATGTCGAGAATGTTCTCGTCGATCCAGTCGGTCTCGTTGAGAAAGCGCGCCGTCTCGAGATCGAAGCTGCCGAAATTGCACAGACGCAGCAGAAACAGACGGTCGGCGCCGCTCAGTTTGTTCCAGACGGTGGCGCGGATCAGAGCTCCCACGTCGTTGGCGGCCTGCAGCGTCCCCGCCTCGGAATAGGCCAGCGCCGTCAGGTACACGCCGGCCGCCCAGCCGCCGGTGAGGCGCCGGATCCCTTCGGCCTGCTCGCCCGTGAGGCGCAGGCCGAGCTGGCCGTAGTAGGCGGCGATGTCCGCCGTGTCGAAATCGAGATGCTCCCTGCGGATGTGGTTGACCTGCGCGTCGACGACGATCGCGCGGGGCACGGGATTGACGAGCTGCGTGACGAGGATCAGGTGGACGCCCTCGGGCAGCGCGCCGTAAAAAGCCCTCAGGTAACGCTCGGGGATACGGCTGCGCACAAACTGGTAATTGTCCACGACAAGGTAGACTTCGCCGTCATGGCGCATGGCCGCGAGCGCCGCTTCCATGCGCGGCAGGCATTCGTCGTCCCATGGCACGGCCAGCGCGCCCAGCTCGTTTCCGCACTGGGGATCGGCCTCGCCCACGACGCGGCAGAGCACCTCCCATTCGCCGAGGCGGTTCTCCTCGCCGATGGTGCGCCAGACGACGCGCGCCCCGTCGGACAGCGCGCTCAGATACTCGCGCACCGCCGTGGTCTTGCCGAAGCCCGAAGGCGCCTCGACCGCCGTCAGGCGGTGCGACGGGATGCGCTCCATACGGCGGCGGATCCGTTCGGAAAAATAGTAGTCCTTCTTCGACGCGGCGCAGATCATAAGAGAAACTCCTTTCCTCGTTCGAACGAAACCACGCGGGAAAACAATTCGAAAATATCGAGAGCCGCTTCCCGCTCTCCGAACGATATAAAACCTCATCTCTTTTTTACTTATTCTACCCCCCCTCCGCGAAAAAATCAATATTTTCCTTCATTATGCAACGATTCTGCCCGGGTGCGTCTCGCCTCCGGCCGATCGCCGCCGCGTGCCTTCCAGACATCCTGCGGCGGCGCTCGCAAAAAACGAACGAAACATGAAAAAACATGGCGGCCTCCGAATCTCCGATGGCTGCCATGTTTCGTTTCAAACTGCGCCGTTCATTTTTTTCGCACCGCCGCCGCGTCGGCCCCGGCGGCAAAGGTTTGCTTTCGCCGGCTCAGCGGCGTTCCTGTTCCAGCTTCTCGACACGGCGCAGCAGCGAAAGAAGCAGGGCGTCCTTTTTGTTCAGCTCCTGACGGAGCTGACGACGGCTGGAAACTTTTTTGGCGTCGCGCCCGAGGCGGAACGAGACGCCCAGATTCACCATGGGCTGCTTGCCGATTGTGCTGCCGAGGCTCAGCAGCACGTCTTCGCTGAAGTAATGGTTGATCCCCAGAGCCAGCGAAGTGTCCCCGCGGTAACTGCCAACGGCCGCCGCGACCGACGTCGGCGCGCCGGGGTCGTAATCGAGCGGATGCAGGCCGGCCAGCGCCGCGGAACGGCTGCCCGAGTTGCGGATGTCTTCGCTCAGGCGGCGGTTCATCTCCCACATCTGCCCGCCGTTGACCGCGTCCTGGCTCCACCGTTCGACACGCCCGTCGGCGACTTCGAGCAAACGGTTGCCGCCCATCGACGCTCCGGAACGGAACGTCGCGAACCCGTCGACGTCCAGCGTGCCGCGCAGCAGCGAATTGCCGCCCACGGTCAGATCCTTGCCCACCGACGCGCCGCCGGTCACGGTGAGCGCGCCGTCGACGTTCGTGTCGTGCAGGTTGCTGGTGCCCGCGACGCTCAGATCTCGATCCATCGTCACGTTATCATTGAACGTCGCCACGCCTTTCACCGTCAGTTTCTTCTCCATCGTCACGTCGCCCTTGAGGAGCGACGCGCCGCCGACGGTCAGGTTCTTGTCGGCGACCACGTTGCCGTGCAGGGCGCTGTCGCCGGTCACGGTGAGCGCTCCGTCGACGTTCGTGTCGTG
This sequence is a window from Pyramidobacter sp. YE332. Protein-coding genes within it:
- a CDS encoding LuxR C-terminal-related transcriptional regulator, giving the protein MICAASKKDYYFSERIRRRMERIPSHRLTAVEAPSGFGKTTAVREYLSALSDGARVVWRTIGEENRLGEWEVLCRVVGEADPQCGNELGALAVPWDDECLPRMEAALAAMRHDGEVYLVVDNYQFVRSRIPERYLRAFYGALPEGVHLILVTQLVNPVPRAIVVDAQVNHIRREHLDFDTADIAAYYGQLGLRLTGEQAEGIRRLTGGWAAGVYLTALAYSEAGTLQAANDVGALIRATVWNKLSGADRLFLLRLCNFGSFDLETARFLNETDWIDENILDMLERNGFVWHDMGERRYYVHSILQLYVKKEFDACSGAFRERVLRLTAQWHEKQGDNFLALRYYALIGDFRAALSLPLATSDFSSNASAENRKLLLSVLDRCPPEIRAEFPRAMIVFAFALFIYNETERVVALAREVERNVAASAMSDEEKRRLTGEIVFLTAFLAHNDFAAMAAGYKRAVELMGGPTSIINMKGPWTFGAPSILYMFYRSAAECDVQILEKNLPYYLAAARGHGAGADVVMRGELQFNRGDFEVAEITAHRAAYAAREAQQLNVELCAHFLLAQIALAIGDAAEYRSAVGALREKARASKSAVHLNMLGLCEGFLGAECGVGKVPGWLAEGDVASRVRFMTRPYANVVYAKSLLDAKKYARLAGIGAELEKAAAFYPNAMARIYTGLHVAAAHEALGAAEEAERALRGALDIALPDGVILPLAQNFGALSPILKRLLAREFLNAAALKRISALAKVWSQNLQCARAALLGAAALLSEREREVAGLVARGLTNDEIARQMHVSVATVKSFLTRAFRKTGVASRAELAAWLLRWEN